One genomic region from Bufo bufo chromosome 3, aBufBuf1.1, whole genome shotgun sequence encodes:
- the LOC120993148 gene encoding skin secretory protein xP2-like — MASTPPSVPAMASTLPPVPAMASAPPPVPAMASTPPPVPAMASTPPSVPAMASTPPSVPAMASAPPPVPAMASAPPPVPAMASAPPPVPAMASAPPPVPAMASAPPPVPAMASAPPPVPAMASAPPPVPAMASAPPPVPAMASAPPPVPAMASAPPPVPAMASAPPPVPAMASAPPPVPAMASAPPPVPAMASAPPPVPAMASAPPPSTGHGVRTAPSTGHGVHTAPSTGHGVHTAPSTGHGVLSTSYGVHTAPSTGYGVCTAPSTGHGVRTAPSISHGVRTAPSIVCIYI; from the coding sequence ATGGCGTCCACACCGCCCTCAGTACCGGCCATGgcgtccacactgcccccagtacCGGCCATGGCGTCCGCACCTCCCCCAGTACCGGCCATGGCGTCCACACCGCCCCCAGTACCTGCCATGGCGTCCACACCGCCCTCAGTACCGGCCATGGCGTCCACACCGCCCTCAGTACCGGCCATGGCGTCCGCACCGCCCCCAGTACCGGCCATGGCGTCCGCACCGCCCCCAGTACCGGCCATGGCGTCCGCACCGCCCCCAGTACCGGCCATGGCGTCCGCACCGCCCCCAGTACCGGCCATGGCGTCCGCACCGCCCCCAGTACCGGCCATGGCGTCCGCACCGCCCCCAGTACCGGCCATGGCGTCTGCACCGCCCCCAGTACCGGCCATGGCGTCCGCACCGCCCCCAGTACCGGCCATGGCGTCCGCACCGCCCCCAGTACCGGCCATGGCGTCCGCACCGCCCCCAGTACCGGCCATGGCGTCCGCACCGCCCCCAGTACCGGCCATGGCGTCCGCACCGCCCCCAGTACCGGCCATGGCGTCCGCACCGCCCCCAGTACCGGCCATGGCGTCCGCACCGCCCCCAGTACCGGCCATGGCGTCCGCACCGCCCCCCAGTACCGGTCATGGCGTCCGCACCGCCCCCAGTACCGGCCATGGCGTCCACACCGCCCCCAGTACCGGCCATGGCGTCCACACCGCCCCCAGTACCGGCCATGGCGTCCTCAGTACCAGTTATGGCGTCCACACCGCCCCCAGTACCGGCTATGGCGTCTGCACCGCCCCCAGTACCGGCCATGGCGTCCGCACCGCCCCCAGTATCAGCCATGGCGTCCGCACCGCCCccagtatagtgtgtatatatatatag